Below is a window of Danio rerio strain Tuebingen ecotype United States chromosome 11, GRCz12tu, whole genome shotgun sequence DNA.
TTCGTTATGGTCATATGTGTGTGGTTTTTAGAAATCTAGCAATAAAGTCATTCTAAAGAGGGGCAGCCCTAAAGGCCATTGTCAAAGCCTGAAATCTTTGGACTTTTAATAGAAGTTCAAATCAATCTGAACTGATGACGTGCATGTCACTTACGCTTTTTGTAAATTTCACTCACCTCATCCTTGTTCGAGAGTCCTATTTTTGTCATGTCGATGACAAAATAATGCTGGTTCGGCATAATTATCTCAATTTCCTCAACCTGTAATGACAATACATCAtttcaaaaatgacatttaaataagactttctacttCGTTTgtataaaattaagttatataataAACCAGTAAGTCCTTCAAGGACATCCATAAAGGGTTGTGTACAGTATTCAAttcttaacccttgtgtattgtttaaattcattccATTTTCGTTATATCCATGTGGCCTGTACCTTTCGTTATATACTTCTTCCCaacagcactgtaaaacccaatagtcAGATTTATCAATTGAAAGGAGCACAGTTATCTCAAAATTTTCTGGAAGTTACTTCTTCTAGAGTTTTGAACTcaggctgcgtctgaaactgaatacttctatactatacagtacgctaaaatcagtatgtgagccgagtagtatgtccaaattcatagaattcgaaagtcagtatgcaagaagtgacctggatgacctactacttccggcgagattctgaagtgcgcatccaatGCACGCTGTGCTATCTCATGATGCCCcttgagagaattcatgaatgggagtgaagtgacgcaactgatgcaggtaggttaCGTGACCacgacaaaatggcggatgtagtacgtccgaattccattcatacttttcacattcatactgtatagaacatacttttctaatggccgagtagtaggtttaaatttaaatgcagtacttactgagtagtaggcgattttggacgcagcctccGTGTTGATTGAGCATTAATAATGTACACCTGCTGCTAACTAAttatctcattacttcaactgaaatgttcacagtacacataaggattagtttttgaacacaCATGGTTcatagcaatcggtttccttaaaccaggggtgtccaaactctgtccaggagagccggtgtcctgcgtagtttagctccaacttactttaacacacctgcctggaagtttgtagttcacctagaaagagcttgattaggttcaggtgtgtttaattagggttggaactaaaataggccgaccctccaggaccgagttttggACACCCCTTCCTTAAGCTACAGTCACGCTAGAGTTTGTATGCGCGAAATTCTtacgtacggcgctgcgaaaaggggcgggttTTAACAAGCTTATTAGGCATtgaaaaaagcgagcgattgatccatgttttaaatttctgtccagagatgtcatgttttgatcctcaattgatctcacgcagtcaagtgatgtgatttcacaggtcagagttcaccaagcttgaacgttgcaccgcagcaacctgcgaaaattgacgcatgaccctgcgtttccggtctgatgcattcgcgtgcatatgaatggaagtctatgggaggaaaagccctgTGTGACCGCAGATGTAactttgttgctaaatggttaacatggattttattaagagagtagctgtgtttatgtgcttcagGAAGGCTAAAAAACAGCATCAATTAGTTCGGCGCTGTGTCTGATTCCACCAGATCCTTTccgaggtgcatccagctctgtgagttcatcaactcctccagaaactgtacctggatgatgaaAGCTTTCAGCGGTGATTCAGACTGAGCGGAGCCAAGTTTAATGAACTGTGGTCTGGTGTCATGAGAAATAGATTCCCCCCTGAGAATTGAGTCTGCCTATAGGACCACGAGTGATCATATTGTTTTGCTTGAATTGTAATAGGTATAGTTTGTAGTGGCTAATTATAAAGTACAGTATATAAAATCACGTTAATAATTTATAGAATGTAAAAAGCGTGACTGGcgacgcaatggcgcagtaggtagtgaaggtcgctggttcgaacctcggctcggctcagttggtgtttttgtgtggaatttgcatgttctccctgcgatcgcgtgggtttctttcaggtgctctggtttccccaacagtccaaagacatgtggtacaggtgaattgggtaggctaaattatccgtagtgttatagtgtgtgtatgaatgagtgtgtggatgtttcccagagatgagttgcagctggaagggcatccgctgcgtaaaaatatgctggataagttggcagttcattctgctgtggcgaccccggattaatagaaggactaagccgacaagaaaatgaatgaatgaaaaagcgtGACTATTTCATTTCACCATTAAAATGGCATGTATAAGCGTTATATTGATCCTTTTGATTACTTATGTATAATTAAAGGCATGCATGGGCTatgaaaatgagcattttttaatattaaattacattatatatcTTTTATATTGTTTAGTTTGACCAGTTAGCTTATGTGCTAGCAGAATCATTCCCATTATGTTAGCCTTCTGGCTACAAGCTAACACAGCTCTGATTAACCACACAACAAGGTATCACAATAATAGCTTTTGATCAGGCATTCACCACAGACGATACCTTAGCAGTCCTAAGTGGACTCGATTGCAGGGGTGGACCCGTTTTCCCACTATTTCCCCTAGGGGTGCCAACAACAAGCattacgtcataatcacgcccctagaAGAGCAAGCTCATGATTGGATAATACGGCGTGTCAAACTCACAAAACTCGCGTTGCTTCATTCACACCGCCGAATGtctatttgcatctttgcattgacttaatatGTAAACTACTCACATTTGATGCTTCATCCATGTCTAGTGTGAACACACCATAATAATAGACATCAATAGGGAAAAACTGCCACAAACATAACGAAagtgtagtaaatttgcccaaagtgttttgttgagtttttcctcagcattttcccaaaatatgtctcATAATACGGTTTATCaccaaaaaaagttacatttgctGGGAAACAgataaagttgtggccaaataaaaactcaaaattaCCCCTGAGTGTATGAACAATATTAATAGAATAACTCTTCAAACACCACTAACAAAAGTTACACAATGCCTTCAGACATCAGTCTGACTTACCTCTGGAATTCTGTCAAGTACCAGGAGTTGTGTATCATAGAGAGTTTTCTGAACAGAAGGAGAGTACTCCCCACGATCGTAGGGTCCTGCAAACTTTTGAATGACGGTGTCCTTAACAGCTTTCCTACAAGGGAATTGCACAGAAAACATATAAAGCATAACATTTATTGCACATTTAAATGATCTGCTTTTTATTATGGCATGTTTTAAAGTGTTTCATTCACCATGCAGCGTCAAATGCCACATTTATCGTGTTGTAGCGCCATCTTGCATAGACAGAAGTACAGAAGAATCTGTCTTTTGCATCAGTCAGAGTGGTGAAACGATCTCGCAAAAAGCCCTCAAATCCAGTTTGTGTAGTCTTCAATACCTTCATGTCTTTTAGACCACTGTGAACCACTGGAGTCTCtgagaaaaacacaacaaaaacataaatacatttgcAGAAATAAAGCAATACTAGTTGTTCTCTTAGTAGACCACTATCACTTGTTGACTCTCTCATTCGTACTCACTACTCAGATATTGTTCGGCTTCACAGAAGCGCAAAGCCTCAGGGCAGTGGATGAAAGCATGGTTGTGCTCAACTccattctgttaaacacaaacaagTGTTAATCAACTATACACAATGACATGAAAGTCTGCACAACAACTTAAAAACTGGGGCCTTTACCATGGAGCCTGATTAGCTGGATTAGCTGGCTAGCCTGTTAAGTTTGCACCTCTTAAGGAAATAGTGTTGTATACAccccactgaagacatccatcagcctacatatttaattttgtatgttaagcgctaagatttgtttcaaaactatttctaaatgtaGTTCTAATTTCCTGCAAAACAACTCAGTTGTCACCataaaaacctcaagaattgcgtagattcagctcattttaaataagtagtttgagcatatatatatatttatagcgttgaagtcagaattattatcccgtttttgattttgcttttctttttaaaagatttcccaaatgatgtttaacagagcaaggaagttttatttccgctagaaacaaaaaaaagtgttaaattttttatgaaccattttaaggtcaaaattattagccccttctaagctatatatatttttttccgatagtctacagaacaaaccactgatatacaatcacttgcctaataaccctaacctgcctagttatcctaattaacctagttaagcctttaaatgtcactttaagctgtaaagtgtatgtatatatatatatatatatatatatatatatagagagagagagagagagagagagagagagtgtattaTGTATCAcgacacattttaattaattaaataccaGTGACACGAGGAATTACCAGTAAGAAAAGCAACAATATTCAGTAGTGTCACCCATAAGAAAAGTAACACCagtgacatttttaattaaaaaaagccttttacaAAAGGTCTGCTGcaaggtacactgaaaaaaaattgctacaatgtatatgggttgaatttaaacaaattaaatgtagtaatgatGAGCAAcctgatttgtttgtttgaattgaGCCTAAATAATTCTTTACAACCACTTaccctaaaaaaaattattccaaggaatcttctttttttttcagtgtatctaAAAACGTGTTGACAATTATAGTATTGAACTAAAGGATTTGAACTACTTAATGAAGTAATTtacttcttttcatttttttttttttttggtgacctAAGACGTGATGCCAATTAAAAGCTTCATATTAAATCATGAGCTAAATatgactaatatttaaaaatgataggGGTGTTACAATGAACCTTTCTTCATATAACTTTAGAAAATAGGAAGTATATGTCAAATTATGTCActagcagtggcgtagcggacgagcccgcagggcacgcaccgcggggggggcccgcgtgattagggggccccacgtcgtcgcgattttcaataattgaaaattcaggaaccgcaataatctaactcttgggaacaactgtggtcggaaccaaagttcacaggtctgtgtgcTCTGAACACCTcttaagcggtggactacttcattctgattgcttgccgccgaaccgcgtcatagccaataaagacgcgccgctgtttctcgcctccggttctcgttaaaaaatgaatgacttctggctactttgacgctctcgcggctttcggtttgtgatcgctccttagTTTGTGAAGAATTCCCCGCGTTGTCGATCCACCCCACCTATTTTCcaccgctcctcaatttgtgacatagatatatacactagatatcgcatagggaccctgagcatgcgtctatagcgccgccacattggtacagtgcttcccggacaaatgtcattcaaacgCACTAGTCAGGACAgtattattacgtgaagatgcgggactttagcgctgtctacgagtgtagtaacgagcaaacaaagaaaacaaagcacaaaggcagaacacttCATAGGTCAGATtaagtttttatctgtttttgtatgttctgaactttgtgctaaacaggtaacgttattgatgataacagtcacttactgcattcactataagtcaaagtagctccaactcgcactaaatactcggcttatgctagttttgttgaataaaatcagcaaacaatgcaaaataaatatgacaacgagatgccgCGCTGCCAGAAACGTGTATTaatgtcggctaacgttagtgaaagagtcgttcataacgaagattcattcacaaactaatcgctccctccgtcagtatgagaagtgaaagcagaagaggagctgtgtttcaggacacggattagatcaaatttaacagcgaGGGTGAATAATACATTTCTGTACACGCAAACACAAGCTTTATGTCAGGAATGGCCGTGCGAtcagtgatccatcaatgtagaaaagtgatgtaaaattataattttcataaaaaaaaaaaattgcatactaacatccaggaaaactcccgatcacagatatatgtgtatatctctgtataagcacccccccccccccccaccttcgactgggggccccgtcggtgatccctgcaggggggcctccgcattttgcgctacgccactggtcaCTAGagagatttttatttaaaaaaagagagatttttgTTAAACTGTGTGACACAATTCCAGGAAACTACTACTTTAATGGTAGAAATCTGTTTTTGACCTCAAAATAAAGCACTGTGAGGacaagcatttttatttatttctgtcaaAGCTAAGGACAGAAAAAGTGACGTCTCCATATAATGACCCTTAAATACTTTTAAAGCctttgtactgtatatatagtaGTTTGGTGTAGCAGTAACAGCACCTTTTCCAGTCTTTTCCAGGGAACTTCATCAATGTTGACCTTCACTCTTGTGACATGATTGAACGctgtgaggaaatgttcacagatATCCAGTGCAAAGCTCTCAATGCTTTTAATCTGCAAGACAAGAATTATATAtcattttgttatatatatatatatatatatatatatatatatatatatatatatatatatatatatatacactcacagttgaagtcagaattattagcccccttttgatttttttttctttttttaatatttcccaaatgatgtttaacagagcaaggaaattttcacagtatgtctgataatatttttttcttctggaggaagtcttatttgttttatttcgactataataaaagcagttttacattttttaaaaaccaattttgggacaaaattattagcccctttaagcaatttttttttttcgatagtctacagaacaaaccatcgtatacaattacttgcctaattaccctaacctgcctagttcaccttatttacctagtttagcctttaaatgtcactttaaactgtacagaagtgtcttgaaaaatatcaagtaaaatattatttactgtcagcatggcaaatttaaaataaatccgttattagaaatgtttttaaaactattatgcttaggaatgtgctgaaacaatcttccctccattaaacagaaatttgggaaaaaataaacaggggcactaataagtcaggggggctaataattctgacttcaactgtatgtatatatatatatatatatatatatatatatatatatatatatatatatatatatatatatatatatatatatatatatatatatatataaaatcttgtgctttattttatACAGACATGACCTAAAATGACAGTTCATAGTTCAAACGTGCCTTGAGAATCACTTTCTTTACCCTACCTGACCATGAAAAAAGGgttacattaaacaaataaaaatgcctACCCCTTTTAGTTTGGCAAGAGCGTGGACGGTGTTTTTGACGGTGTCAGTGGGGATGATGTCAGAGTTGTCTCCTGTTAGATAGTCTTTGCGGGTCTTAAGGGTTAACTGAACGTTTGCAATCAGCTCAATAATATGGTGATGGTTCCCTTCACGCCGGATGTGAAGAACTTTAACCATATTCTTTCCATAGCCGGTTCTCACGAACTCCACATTCTAGATGAAACACATTAGTAAACAACAATGCAGCTGAAATCTTTCTCTTTTGAAAGAGAGTTTGATAACGTGT
It encodes the following:
- the uox gene encoding uricase — protein: MATTSNQNVEFVRTGYGKNMVKVLHIRREGNHHHIIELIANVQLTLKTRKDYLTGDNSDIIPTDTVKNTVHALAKLKGIKSIESFALDICEHFLTAFNHVTRVKVNIDEVPWKRLEKNGVEHNHAFIHCPEALRFCEAEQYLSKTPVVHSGLKDMKVLKTTQTGFEGFLRDRFTTLTDAKDRFFCTSVYARWRYNTINVAFDAAWKAVKDTVIQKFAGPYDRGEYSPSVQKTLYDTQLLVLDRIPEVEEIEIIMPNQHYFVIDMTKIGLSNKDEVYLPLDNPSGNITGTVCRKPRARM